One region of Monomorium pharaonis isolate MP-MQ-018 chromosome 11, ASM1337386v2, whole genome shotgun sequence genomic DNA includes:
- the LOC105835695 gene encoding large proline-rich protein bag6-B isoform X1, whose amino-acid sequence MIDLTVKTLDSQNHVFSLEDDQITVRGFKEHIAESVAVPADSQRLIYCGRVLQDEKKLNDYDVNGKVIHLVQRAPPQPGQHGNDGGQTQGQRQGWQSSQRPHYRVTRTQMHGNAMYLGAMSVPAEIVEGHGIPQLSNSLSGTRLSHAGRMLDRVNEVLDRLDDPNAPPLHPPSEVNQSMAQQQQQQSQQPQESEIEQNENNDVSRDDGARLAEAAAAAITAALSAAGARAVTLFRGSSYNGGNARTSSDANEHQSDAQPPQSQSQSQTQSQSQPQPQSQPQPQSQSQPQPQSQSQSQQQAAADAETTSSNNAGQSRRAQQQDLPRPPQMAELLQRLCNTQDRLRPYLERYCMLTLLDPLLPPGSGPNTVEESQRIVDGVSEILHFMSHSYHALSDIIIDMSQAPPRNLRCRPIIVQHSAILQPGIPIQVEAHISLNGRSTNNNNSNDETAESGNQAQSNNAESATSSRATTEEGNQERESGDNSAQAERSQQDQGQSPFDTVFNLPNNVEVLMEVSSESNIDAGSNNEQNTSGNENNNNARRTNVFPFGTPPPPYFMRNFMQAVAGHMVHSGITTTTISTRNPPATTAGAQQGISSSMDSSSTNAGQSTQARSNTGTHPTTATQTRSTSRPHVFHHHPHPMGGIGMSIGLGLDFDPYLPCNSHHVYRSPNTTSSTATGVTTSSQTTRTSSTATADAQNQTNQTATTSTTSSSATSTNSTSATNAESVTNNALVNLLQQILRQSTSGQSQPNITINSNAPLMESLGNIMQMLGNNIHVGFLSDSSIGNAPTLADLFEGGGLSMDLFTSHESGREENFLVDLFVLLAQSMTLDGLIRVRLGQWEPIARLRRPLEEFLGYTFSSASSPEAIQEQATERLLSQLRPHIQNLLASEEDTNSRSGSRIDICATIESLIARHARDILRILYDTGVDDARFGQDILNILINMCSQICTVLRYSLRGGQTGLEAIATRFMRDLMDGGNPALLQWVLNGFITHLRTYFLCVPQPPDSEIIPLLVYRDASSQPSSVSSASTRQSTQTQSEDEPMETETLEQQQQQQQQQQQQQQQQQQQQQQSARESSIPEDREEIPETFPGHEALPSDWVPIIARDGVRQRRQLQMQGVTPNSGVTTFSDAYLGGLPSKRRKLIEQQKPRLLVSPTPNHHSTIAASMERLVREGVGRAGVEEVEGAAVAVAADPAVRRAFGQAIRDCLNPCRYGTPDFPDPLRFPNATKYFADQDRPPK is encoded by the exons ATGATCGACCTAACAGTCAAGACCTTGGATTCGCAGAATCACGTCTTCTCCCTGGAAGACGAC CAAATCACGGTACGCGGCTTTAAAGAACACATAGCAGAGTCCGTCGCGGTACCAGCCGATTCGCAGAGGTTGATTTATTGCGGACGAGTGCTTCAAGacgaaaagaaattaaatgattatg ATGTCAATGGAAAAGTTATACACCTGGTGCAACGCGCGCCGCCCCAACCTGGCCAACATGGGAACGATGGTGGGCAGACGCAGGGACAGAGGCAAGGGTGGCAGAGCTCGCAGAGGCCGCACTATCGGGTCACAAGAACCCAGATGCATGGAAACGCAATGTACCTGGGTGCCATGTCTGTGCCAGCTGAGATTGTTGAAGGTCACG GTATACCTCAGTTGAGCAACAGTCTGTCGGGTACTCGGTTGAGTCATGCCGGTCGAATGCTCGATCGTGTGAACGAGGTGCTCGATCGATTGGATGATCCAAACGCTCCTCCTCTACATCCGCCCTCGGAGGTCAACCAGTCGATggcgcagcagcagcagcagcaatcTCAGCAACCGCAAGAATCAGAGATTGAACAAAACGA gAACAACGACGTTTCTAGAGACGATGGTGCTAGACTTGCCGAAGCAGCTGCAGCCGCCATCACTGCTGCGTTGTCAGCTGCTGGAGCGCGCGCGGTTACATTGTTTAGAG GAAGCAGTTATAACGGTGGAAACGCGAGAACTTCGAGCGATGCGAACGAGCATCAGAGTGATGCGCAACCACCACAATCGCAGTCCCAATCGCAGACACAATCGCAATCGCAGCCGCAGCCGCAATCGCAGCCGCAGCCGCAATCGCAATCGCAGCCGCAGCCGCAATCGCAATCGCAATCGCAACAACAAGCGGCTGCGGATGCTGAAACAACATCTAGTAACAATGCTGGCCAAAGCAGACGAGCTCAGCAGCAGGA TCTCCCGCGACCTCCGCAAATGGCAGAATTATTGCAAAGACTGTGTAACACTCAAGATCGGTTGAGACCATACTTGGAGCGTTATTGCATGCTCACGCTTCTCGATCCTTTGTTACCGCCCGGA TCCGGACCGAACACTGTAGAGGAAAGTCAGAGAATAGTCGACGGAGTCAGTGAAATTCTGCACTTTATGTCGCACAGCTATCACGCGCTAAGCgatattataattgatatgAGTCAAGCACCACCTAGAAACTTGCGGTGTCGACCAATAATAGTGCAACACTCGGCTATTTTGCAACCTGGTATACCGATCCAGGTGGAG GCTCATATCAGTTTGAATGGTCGTAGCACTAATAATAACAACAGTAACGATGAGACGGCAGAATCTGGTAATCAGGCACAATCGAACAACGCTGAATCGGCAACCTCGTCGCGCGCTACTACCGAGGAGGGTAATCAAGAGCGAGAATCCGGCGATAATTCGGCACAGGCAGAACGGTCGCAACAAGATCAAGGCCAATCGCCTTTTG ATACAGTATTCAATTTGCCAAACAATGTTGAGGTACTGATGGAAGTTAGTTCCGAGAGCAACATCGATGCTGGATCGAACAATGAACAGAACACGTCAGGCAATGAAAACAACAACAACGCTC gcAGAACAAACGTATTTCCGTTCGGcacgccaccgccgccgtatTTCATGCGAAACTTTATGCAAGCCGTTGCCGGACACATGGTGCATAGCGGTATCACTACCACGACTATAAGCACGAGAAATCCTCCCGCTACTACTGCAGGAGCGCAACAGGGCATCTCTTCATCGATGGACAGTAGTAGTACAAATGCCGGTCAAAGCACTCAAGCACG gAGCAATACTGGTACTCATCCTACGACTGCCACACAAACTCGAAGTACGTCACGGCCGCATGTGTTCCATCACCATCCTCATCCAATGGGAGGAATTGGCATGAGCATCGGACTAGGTCTTGATTTTGATCCTTACCTTCCATGCAACTCGCACCATGTCTATCGCTCTCCGAATACTACGTCCAGCACTGCAACTGGTGTGACAACTTCTTCGCAAACAACGCGCACTTCATCAACAGCTACAGCGGACGCTCAGAATCAAACGAATCAAACTG cGACGACTTCGACTACATCCAGCAGTGCCACTTCTACAAACTCAACATCGGCGACGAATGCAGAATCGGTTACTAATAATGCCCTCGTGAATTTATtgcaacaaatattacgtCAGTCAACGAGTGGTCAATCGCAACCTAACATCACTATCAACAGTAAtg CTCCTTTGATGGAAAGTCTTGGGAACATAATGCAAATGCTTGGTAACAACATACACGTAGGATTCTTGAGTGATAG CTCAATTGGAAATGCTCCTACGTTGGCTGATCTATTTGAGGGTGGGGGTCTATCTATGGATCTCTTCACGTCACACGAATCCGGCAGAGAGGAGAATTTTCTCGTCGATCTTTTCGTATTGctg GCACAATCTATGACTCTGGATGGATTGATCAGAGTACGTCTTGGTCAATGGGAGCCCATTGCCCGGCTTCGGAGACCGTTAGAAGAGTTCCTAGGATACACGTTCTCAAGCGCCTCATCGCCGGAAGCCATTCAAGAGCAAGCAACCGAACGTTTACTTTCTCAACTACGACCTCATATTCAAAATCTTCTAGCATCTGAGGAAGACACTAACAGCAGGAGTGGATCTCGGATTGATATTTGCGCGACCATCGAATCGTTAATCGCGCGTCACGCAAGAGATATACTTAGAATCTTGTACGACACCG GAGTCGACGATGCGAGATTCGGCCAGGACATACTAAACATTCTAATTAATATGTGCAGTCAAATCTGTACAGTACTTCGATACTCGTTACGTGGCGGCCAAACTGGATTGGAGGCGATCGCGACACGTTTTATG CGTGACTTGATGGACGGTGGTAATCCCGCTCTTCTTCAATGGGTACTAAACGGATTTATTACTCATCTTCGTACTTACTTTTTATGCGTACCACAACCTCCGGATTCGGAGATCATACCGCTTTTAGTGTATAGGGACGCATCGTCCCAACCATCATCGGTATCCTCGGCCTCGACTCGCCAATCTACACAAACACAATCGGAAGATGAG CCGATGGAAACTGAAACTCTggagcaacagcagcagcagcagcaacaacagcagcaacaacaacaacaacagcaacagcaacaacaacaatcGGCACGCGAAAGCTCGATACCTGAGGATCGAGAAGAAATTCCTGAAACGTTCCCTGGCCACGAAGCTTTACCTTCA gATTGGGTGCCAATTATCGCTCGTGACGGTGTGAGACAACGTAGACAGTTGCAGATGCAAGGTGTAACGCCAAATAGCGGCGTAACGACATTTAGCGACGCATATTTAGGTGGTTTACCGAGTAAACGTCGTAAGCTAATTGAACAGCAGAAACCGCGATTATTAGTTAGTCCTACACCGAATCATCATTCAACAATAGCAGCATCTATGGAACGGCTAGTTAGAGAAGGGGTCGGTCGTGCCGGCGTCGAGGAGGTCGAGGGTGCTGCTGTGGCTGTCGCGGCGGACCCTGCTGTACGACGTGCGTTTGGTCAAGCGATCAGGGATTGTTTAAATCCGTGTCGATACGGCACGCCTGATTTTCCAGACCCATTGCGTTTCCCGAACGCCACCAAATATTTCGCGGATCAGGATCGTCCGCCGAAATAA
- the LOC105835695 gene encoding large proline-rich protein BAG6 isoform X2, translating into MIDLTVKTLDSQNHVFSLEDDQITVRGFKEHIAESVAVPADSQRLIYCGRVLQDEKKLNDYDVNGKVIHLVQRAPPQPGQHGNDGGQTQGQRQGWQSSQRPHYRVTRTQMHGNAMYLGAMSVPAEIVEGIPQLSNSLSGTRLSHAGRMLDRVNEVLDRLDDPNAPPLHPPSEVNQSMAQQQQQQSQQPQESEIEQNENNDVSRDDGARLAEAAAAAITAALSAAGARAVTLFRGSSYNGGNARTSSDANEHQSDAQPPQSQSQSQTQSQSQPQPQSQPQPQSQSQPQPQSQSQSQQQAAADAETTSSNNAGQSRRAQQQDLPRPPQMAELLQRLCNTQDRLRPYLERYCMLTLLDPLLPPGSGPNTVEESQRIVDGVSEILHFMSHSYHALSDIIIDMSQAPPRNLRCRPIIVQHSAILQPGIPIQVEAHISLNGRSTNNNNSNDETAESGNQAQSNNAESATSSRATTEEGNQERESGDNSAQAERSQQDQGQSPFDTVFNLPNNVEVLMEVSSESNIDAGSNNEQNTSGNENNNNARRTNVFPFGTPPPPYFMRNFMQAVAGHMVHSGITTTTISTRNPPATTAGAQQGISSSMDSSSTNAGQSTQARSNTGTHPTTATQTRSTSRPHVFHHHPHPMGGIGMSIGLGLDFDPYLPCNSHHVYRSPNTTSSTATGVTTSSQTTRTSSTATADAQNQTNQTATTSTTSSSATSTNSTSATNAESVTNNALVNLLQQILRQSTSGQSQPNITINSNAPLMESLGNIMQMLGNNIHVGFLSDSSIGNAPTLADLFEGGGLSMDLFTSHESGREENFLVDLFVLLAQSMTLDGLIRVRLGQWEPIARLRRPLEEFLGYTFSSASSPEAIQEQATERLLSQLRPHIQNLLASEEDTNSRSGSRIDICATIESLIARHARDILRILYDTGVDDARFGQDILNILINMCSQICTVLRYSLRGGQTGLEAIATRFMRDLMDGGNPALLQWVLNGFITHLRTYFLCVPQPPDSEIIPLLVYRDASSQPSSVSSASTRQSTQTQSEDEPMETETLEQQQQQQQQQQQQQQQQQQQQQQSARESSIPEDREEIPETFPGHEALPSDWVPIIARDGVRQRRQLQMQGVTPNSGVTTFSDAYLGGLPSKRRKLIEQQKPRLLVSPTPNHHSTIAASMERLVREGVGRAGVEEVEGAAVAVAADPAVRRAFGQAIRDCLNPCRYGTPDFPDPLRFPNATKYFADQDRPPK; encoded by the exons ATGATCGACCTAACAGTCAAGACCTTGGATTCGCAGAATCACGTCTTCTCCCTGGAAGACGAC CAAATCACGGTACGCGGCTTTAAAGAACACATAGCAGAGTCCGTCGCGGTACCAGCCGATTCGCAGAGGTTGATTTATTGCGGACGAGTGCTTCAAGacgaaaagaaattaaatgattatg ATGTCAATGGAAAAGTTATACACCTGGTGCAACGCGCGCCGCCCCAACCTGGCCAACATGGGAACGATGGTGGGCAGACGCAGGGACAGAGGCAAGGGTGGCAGAGCTCGCAGAGGCCGCACTATCGGGTCACAAGAACCCAGATGCATGGAAACGCAATGTACCTGGGTGCCATGTCTGTGCCAGCTGAGATTGTTGAAG GTATACCTCAGTTGAGCAACAGTCTGTCGGGTACTCGGTTGAGTCATGCCGGTCGAATGCTCGATCGTGTGAACGAGGTGCTCGATCGATTGGATGATCCAAACGCTCCTCCTCTACATCCGCCCTCGGAGGTCAACCAGTCGATggcgcagcagcagcagcagcaatcTCAGCAACCGCAAGAATCAGAGATTGAACAAAACGA gAACAACGACGTTTCTAGAGACGATGGTGCTAGACTTGCCGAAGCAGCTGCAGCCGCCATCACTGCTGCGTTGTCAGCTGCTGGAGCGCGCGCGGTTACATTGTTTAGAG GAAGCAGTTATAACGGTGGAAACGCGAGAACTTCGAGCGATGCGAACGAGCATCAGAGTGATGCGCAACCACCACAATCGCAGTCCCAATCGCAGACACAATCGCAATCGCAGCCGCAGCCGCAATCGCAGCCGCAGCCGCAATCGCAATCGCAGCCGCAGCCGCAATCGCAATCGCAATCGCAACAACAAGCGGCTGCGGATGCTGAAACAACATCTAGTAACAATGCTGGCCAAAGCAGACGAGCTCAGCAGCAGGA TCTCCCGCGACCTCCGCAAATGGCAGAATTATTGCAAAGACTGTGTAACACTCAAGATCGGTTGAGACCATACTTGGAGCGTTATTGCATGCTCACGCTTCTCGATCCTTTGTTACCGCCCGGA TCCGGACCGAACACTGTAGAGGAAAGTCAGAGAATAGTCGACGGAGTCAGTGAAATTCTGCACTTTATGTCGCACAGCTATCACGCGCTAAGCgatattataattgatatgAGTCAAGCACCACCTAGAAACTTGCGGTGTCGACCAATAATAGTGCAACACTCGGCTATTTTGCAACCTGGTATACCGATCCAGGTGGAG GCTCATATCAGTTTGAATGGTCGTAGCACTAATAATAACAACAGTAACGATGAGACGGCAGAATCTGGTAATCAGGCACAATCGAACAACGCTGAATCGGCAACCTCGTCGCGCGCTACTACCGAGGAGGGTAATCAAGAGCGAGAATCCGGCGATAATTCGGCACAGGCAGAACGGTCGCAACAAGATCAAGGCCAATCGCCTTTTG ATACAGTATTCAATTTGCCAAACAATGTTGAGGTACTGATGGAAGTTAGTTCCGAGAGCAACATCGATGCTGGATCGAACAATGAACAGAACACGTCAGGCAATGAAAACAACAACAACGCTC gcAGAACAAACGTATTTCCGTTCGGcacgccaccgccgccgtatTTCATGCGAAACTTTATGCAAGCCGTTGCCGGACACATGGTGCATAGCGGTATCACTACCACGACTATAAGCACGAGAAATCCTCCCGCTACTACTGCAGGAGCGCAACAGGGCATCTCTTCATCGATGGACAGTAGTAGTACAAATGCCGGTCAAAGCACTCAAGCACG gAGCAATACTGGTACTCATCCTACGACTGCCACACAAACTCGAAGTACGTCACGGCCGCATGTGTTCCATCACCATCCTCATCCAATGGGAGGAATTGGCATGAGCATCGGACTAGGTCTTGATTTTGATCCTTACCTTCCATGCAACTCGCACCATGTCTATCGCTCTCCGAATACTACGTCCAGCACTGCAACTGGTGTGACAACTTCTTCGCAAACAACGCGCACTTCATCAACAGCTACAGCGGACGCTCAGAATCAAACGAATCAAACTG cGACGACTTCGACTACATCCAGCAGTGCCACTTCTACAAACTCAACATCGGCGACGAATGCAGAATCGGTTACTAATAATGCCCTCGTGAATTTATtgcaacaaatattacgtCAGTCAACGAGTGGTCAATCGCAACCTAACATCACTATCAACAGTAAtg CTCCTTTGATGGAAAGTCTTGGGAACATAATGCAAATGCTTGGTAACAACATACACGTAGGATTCTTGAGTGATAG CTCAATTGGAAATGCTCCTACGTTGGCTGATCTATTTGAGGGTGGGGGTCTATCTATGGATCTCTTCACGTCACACGAATCCGGCAGAGAGGAGAATTTTCTCGTCGATCTTTTCGTATTGctg GCACAATCTATGACTCTGGATGGATTGATCAGAGTACGTCTTGGTCAATGGGAGCCCATTGCCCGGCTTCGGAGACCGTTAGAAGAGTTCCTAGGATACACGTTCTCAAGCGCCTCATCGCCGGAAGCCATTCAAGAGCAAGCAACCGAACGTTTACTTTCTCAACTACGACCTCATATTCAAAATCTTCTAGCATCTGAGGAAGACACTAACAGCAGGAGTGGATCTCGGATTGATATTTGCGCGACCATCGAATCGTTAATCGCGCGTCACGCAAGAGATATACTTAGAATCTTGTACGACACCG GAGTCGACGATGCGAGATTCGGCCAGGACATACTAAACATTCTAATTAATATGTGCAGTCAAATCTGTACAGTACTTCGATACTCGTTACGTGGCGGCCAAACTGGATTGGAGGCGATCGCGACACGTTTTATG CGTGACTTGATGGACGGTGGTAATCCCGCTCTTCTTCAATGGGTACTAAACGGATTTATTACTCATCTTCGTACTTACTTTTTATGCGTACCACAACCTCCGGATTCGGAGATCATACCGCTTTTAGTGTATAGGGACGCATCGTCCCAACCATCATCGGTATCCTCGGCCTCGACTCGCCAATCTACACAAACACAATCGGAAGATGAG CCGATGGAAACTGAAACTCTggagcaacagcagcagcagcagcaacaacagcagcaacaacaacaacaacagcaacagcaacaacaacaatcGGCACGCGAAAGCTCGATACCTGAGGATCGAGAAGAAATTCCTGAAACGTTCCCTGGCCACGAAGCTTTACCTTCA gATTGGGTGCCAATTATCGCTCGTGACGGTGTGAGACAACGTAGACAGTTGCAGATGCAAGGTGTAACGCCAAATAGCGGCGTAACGACATTTAGCGACGCATATTTAGGTGGTTTACCGAGTAAACGTCGTAAGCTAATTGAACAGCAGAAACCGCGATTATTAGTTAGTCCTACACCGAATCATCATTCAACAATAGCAGCATCTATGGAACGGCTAGTTAGAGAAGGGGTCGGTCGTGCCGGCGTCGAGGAGGTCGAGGGTGCTGCTGTGGCTGTCGCGGCGGACCCTGCTGTACGACGTGCGTTTGGTCAAGCGATCAGGGATTGTTTAAATCCGTGTCGATACGGCACGCCTGATTTTCCAGACCCATTGCGTTTCCCGAACGCCACCAAATATTTCGCGGATCAGGATCGTCCGCCGAAATAA
- the LOC105835695 gene encoding large proline-rich protein BAG6 isoform X3 gives MIDLTVKTLDSQNHVFSLEDDQITVRGFKEHIAESVAVPADSQRLIYCGRVLQDEKKLNDYDVNGKVIHLVQRAPPQPGQHGNDGGQTQGQRQGWQSSQRPHYRVTRTQMHGNAMYLGAMSVPAEIVEGHGIPQLSNSLSGTRLSHAGRMLDRVNEVLDRLDDPNAPPLHPPSEVNQSMAQQQQQQSQQPQESEIEQNEDDGARLAEAAAAAITAALSAAGARAVTLFRGSSYNGGNARTSSDANEHQSDAQPPQSQSQSQTQSQSQPQPQSQPQPQSQSQPQPQSQSQSQQQAAADAETTSSNNAGQSRRAQQQDLPRPPQMAELLQRLCNTQDRLRPYLERYCMLTLLDPLLPPGSGPNTVEESQRIVDGVSEILHFMSHSYHALSDIIIDMSQAPPRNLRCRPIIVQHSAILQPGIPIQVEAHISLNGRSTNNNNSNDETAESGNQAQSNNAESATSSRATTEEGNQERESGDNSAQAERSQQDQGQSPFDTVFNLPNNVEVLMEVSSESNIDAGSNNEQNTSGNENNNNARRTNVFPFGTPPPPYFMRNFMQAVAGHMVHSGITTTTISTRNPPATTAGAQQGISSSMDSSSTNAGQSTQARSNTGTHPTTATQTRSTSRPHVFHHHPHPMGGIGMSIGLGLDFDPYLPCNSHHVYRSPNTTSSTATGVTTSSQTTRTSSTATADAQNQTNQTATTSTTSSSATSTNSTSATNAESVTNNALVNLLQQILRQSTSGQSQPNITINSNAPLMESLGNIMQMLGNNIHVGFLSDSSIGNAPTLADLFEGGGLSMDLFTSHESGREENFLVDLFVLLAQSMTLDGLIRVRLGQWEPIARLRRPLEEFLGYTFSSASSPEAIQEQATERLLSQLRPHIQNLLASEEDTNSRSGSRIDICATIESLIARHARDILRILYDTGVDDARFGQDILNILINMCSQICTVLRYSLRGGQTGLEAIATRFMRDLMDGGNPALLQWVLNGFITHLRTYFLCVPQPPDSEIIPLLVYRDASSQPSSVSSASTRQSTQTQSEDEPMETETLEQQQQQQQQQQQQQQQQQQQQQQSARESSIPEDREEIPETFPGHEALPSDWVPIIARDGVRQRRQLQMQGVTPNSGVTTFSDAYLGGLPSKRRKLIEQQKPRLLVSPTPNHHSTIAASMERLVREGVGRAGVEEVEGAAVAVAADPAVRRAFGQAIRDCLNPCRYGTPDFPDPLRFPNATKYFADQDRPPK, from the exons ATGATCGACCTAACAGTCAAGACCTTGGATTCGCAGAATCACGTCTTCTCCCTGGAAGACGAC CAAATCACGGTACGCGGCTTTAAAGAACACATAGCAGAGTCCGTCGCGGTACCAGCCGATTCGCAGAGGTTGATTTATTGCGGACGAGTGCTTCAAGacgaaaagaaattaaatgattatg ATGTCAATGGAAAAGTTATACACCTGGTGCAACGCGCGCCGCCCCAACCTGGCCAACATGGGAACGATGGTGGGCAGACGCAGGGACAGAGGCAAGGGTGGCAGAGCTCGCAGAGGCCGCACTATCGGGTCACAAGAACCCAGATGCATGGAAACGCAATGTACCTGGGTGCCATGTCTGTGCCAGCTGAGATTGTTGAAGGTCACG GTATACCTCAGTTGAGCAACAGTCTGTCGGGTACTCGGTTGAGTCATGCCGGTCGAATGCTCGATCGTGTGAACGAGGTGCTCGATCGATTGGATGATCCAAACGCTCCTCCTCTACATCCGCCCTCGGAGGTCAACCAGTCGATggcgcagcagcagcagcagcaatcTCAGCAACCGCAAGAATCAGAGATTGAACAAAACGA AGACGATGGTGCTAGACTTGCCGAAGCAGCTGCAGCCGCCATCACTGCTGCGTTGTCAGCTGCTGGAGCGCGCGCGGTTACATTGTTTAGAG GAAGCAGTTATAACGGTGGAAACGCGAGAACTTCGAGCGATGCGAACGAGCATCAGAGTGATGCGCAACCACCACAATCGCAGTCCCAATCGCAGACACAATCGCAATCGCAGCCGCAGCCGCAATCGCAGCCGCAGCCGCAATCGCAATCGCAGCCGCAGCCGCAATCGCAATCGCAATCGCAACAACAAGCGGCTGCGGATGCTGAAACAACATCTAGTAACAATGCTGGCCAAAGCAGACGAGCTCAGCAGCAGGA TCTCCCGCGACCTCCGCAAATGGCAGAATTATTGCAAAGACTGTGTAACACTCAAGATCGGTTGAGACCATACTTGGAGCGTTATTGCATGCTCACGCTTCTCGATCCTTTGTTACCGCCCGGA TCCGGACCGAACACTGTAGAGGAAAGTCAGAGAATAGTCGACGGAGTCAGTGAAATTCTGCACTTTATGTCGCACAGCTATCACGCGCTAAGCgatattataattgatatgAGTCAAGCACCACCTAGAAACTTGCGGTGTCGACCAATAATAGTGCAACACTCGGCTATTTTGCAACCTGGTATACCGATCCAGGTGGAG GCTCATATCAGTTTGAATGGTCGTAGCACTAATAATAACAACAGTAACGATGAGACGGCAGAATCTGGTAATCAGGCACAATCGAACAACGCTGAATCGGCAACCTCGTCGCGCGCTACTACCGAGGAGGGTAATCAAGAGCGAGAATCCGGCGATAATTCGGCACAGGCAGAACGGTCGCAACAAGATCAAGGCCAATCGCCTTTTG ATACAGTATTCAATTTGCCAAACAATGTTGAGGTACTGATGGAAGTTAGTTCCGAGAGCAACATCGATGCTGGATCGAACAATGAACAGAACACGTCAGGCAATGAAAACAACAACAACGCTC gcAGAACAAACGTATTTCCGTTCGGcacgccaccgccgccgtatTTCATGCGAAACTTTATGCAAGCCGTTGCCGGACACATGGTGCATAGCGGTATCACTACCACGACTATAAGCACGAGAAATCCTCCCGCTACTACTGCAGGAGCGCAACAGGGCATCTCTTCATCGATGGACAGTAGTAGTACAAATGCCGGTCAAAGCACTCAAGCACG gAGCAATACTGGTACTCATCCTACGACTGCCACACAAACTCGAAGTACGTCACGGCCGCATGTGTTCCATCACCATCCTCATCCAATGGGAGGAATTGGCATGAGCATCGGACTAGGTCTTGATTTTGATCCTTACCTTCCATGCAACTCGCACCATGTCTATCGCTCTCCGAATACTACGTCCAGCACTGCAACTGGTGTGACAACTTCTTCGCAAACAACGCGCACTTCATCAACAGCTACAGCGGACGCTCAGAATCAAACGAATCAAACTG cGACGACTTCGACTACATCCAGCAGTGCCACTTCTACAAACTCAACATCGGCGACGAATGCAGAATCGGTTACTAATAATGCCCTCGTGAATTTATtgcaacaaatattacgtCAGTCAACGAGTGGTCAATCGCAACCTAACATCACTATCAACAGTAAtg CTCCTTTGATGGAAAGTCTTGGGAACATAATGCAAATGCTTGGTAACAACATACACGTAGGATTCTTGAGTGATAG CTCAATTGGAAATGCTCCTACGTTGGCTGATCTATTTGAGGGTGGGGGTCTATCTATGGATCTCTTCACGTCACACGAATCCGGCAGAGAGGAGAATTTTCTCGTCGATCTTTTCGTATTGctg GCACAATCTATGACTCTGGATGGATTGATCAGAGTACGTCTTGGTCAATGGGAGCCCATTGCCCGGCTTCGGAGACCGTTAGAAGAGTTCCTAGGATACACGTTCTCAAGCGCCTCATCGCCGGAAGCCATTCAAGAGCAAGCAACCGAACGTTTACTTTCTCAACTACGACCTCATATTCAAAATCTTCTAGCATCTGAGGAAGACACTAACAGCAGGAGTGGATCTCGGATTGATATTTGCGCGACCATCGAATCGTTAATCGCGCGTCACGCAAGAGATATACTTAGAATCTTGTACGACACCG GAGTCGACGATGCGAGATTCGGCCAGGACATACTAAACATTCTAATTAATATGTGCAGTCAAATCTGTACAGTACTTCGATACTCGTTACGTGGCGGCCAAACTGGATTGGAGGCGATCGCGACACGTTTTATG CGTGACTTGATGGACGGTGGTAATCCCGCTCTTCTTCAATGGGTACTAAACGGATTTATTACTCATCTTCGTACTTACTTTTTATGCGTACCACAACCTCCGGATTCGGAGATCATACCGCTTTTAGTGTATAGGGACGCATCGTCCCAACCATCATCGGTATCCTCGGCCTCGACTCGCCAATCTACACAAACACAATCGGAAGATGAG CCGATGGAAACTGAAACTCTggagcaacagcagcagcagcagcaacaacagcagcaacaacaacaacaacagcaacagcaacaacaacaatcGGCACGCGAAAGCTCGATACCTGAGGATCGAGAAGAAATTCCTGAAACGTTCCCTGGCCACGAAGCTTTACCTTCA gATTGGGTGCCAATTATCGCTCGTGACGGTGTGAGACAACGTAGACAGTTGCAGATGCAAGGTGTAACGCCAAATAGCGGCGTAACGACATTTAGCGACGCATATTTAGGTGGTTTACCGAGTAAACGTCGTAAGCTAATTGAACAGCAGAAACCGCGATTATTAGTTAGTCCTACACCGAATCATCATTCAACAATAGCAGCATCTATGGAACGGCTAGTTAGAGAAGGGGTCGGTCGTGCCGGCGTCGAGGAGGTCGAGGGTGCTGCTGTGGCTGTCGCGGCGGACCCTGCTGTACGACGTGCGTTTGGTCAAGCGATCAGGGATTGTTTAAATCCGTGTCGATACGGCACGCCTGATTTTCCAGACCCATTGCGTTTCCCGAACGCCACCAAATATTTCGCGGATCAGGATCGTCCGCCGAAATAA